A genome region from Manihot esculenta cultivar AM560-2 chromosome 5, M.esculenta_v8, whole genome shotgun sequence includes the following:
- the LOC110615577 gene encoding uncharacterized protein LOC110615577 isoform X3, whose amino-acid sequence MADSSVKPDKKKKKKRKLTNLEEKPRTPKKHRTDVPEKEKEVDVGGSSKQKEFYNRIEAEHPWSNLQLILSLQSKGIDLQKKVELAFSYVNSRGKGAIEAEEDYETVKVSRLVVFLSDWVQSLLISMDKKIQVESGDVEACLDYRCWLIFKFCLEESLRLQVSLSLSRNLLRAFCCISRNVFLILNEMSLHSKDLVAIDKEFELYKVVLDCVSLVFLSHGGLSNENLDLWISAVSAVLELLHKIYDENLDGGSAGVFALRFSCLMLEPFAKFLRVHPTRKIGFREFVDELLGPLLHSLDVLHLHFDGSNTGLTKNLLTTVEEVLSQGLFHSVHIDGFLSLSSAEKYSASIDGKMKDSKTVIKSYHRHLFDKLERIMASKKDSELSALGELFHLLVCQVKNQKAASTLSEDKMAEKIEGFRHLSGPSSTILHQSSSATPENSNGSCNLTAEKGKMLFDFFVQIMEPLFLEINGYLQTDLEVGPLLLNVHCILKSINHLLATLFHEQIYTKTEDISDGACLNFLKKAYNTIFSFSTKLLCLPICDMDSQMQERLTLLAKQLFVAVQYFLDIEYEVIENDLTSLWFMVLSYLALVCSCKNVPYQWPLTSQIIGFGNQLVKLYGDLRQVEGAIFALCKAMRLIIEQENNSGGEQKFGCLGSFPTFLPYEAYAKSVGMLLGAKEFKVGIQNGIKSIPEGQASECIRQLSIDLSESMKWMERCSLVTDKKKLQHSNTGSRMLLFDLQVELYGRGLSEVYAIVLDSLNVTVGNSNLVGRSIRDLITAIRPCMSILVGLEPNSIHEFLSYITGKTFHKIPDENKHTVLNFGVSTYLVFVFFLRLYISCQSLYRQTVTLMPPDESRKMSAVVWDSLTVYSGRDLMERTDWPNEGYFSWIVRPSASLLVIIHSVSDLCLRSSNSECCPLIYVFHAMALQRLVDLNRQIKSLQYILQRTDGIIQVKLLDDASLSLHRKRSRKWGSVLSALKEEAEGLTEYITSYLPVLDNVRISVCANDNAACLATHVQGLDENDKWDLGVCSVNKESLPAAIWWILCQNFDVWSIHASSRKLKAFLSNVIRTCLPSITRSFTDGENSRADEAGYLTVHQISSELLTSSILYEHKCCLFYQIVCKHLASTLCRLLKKSVLSLFRDFSIRDVDLNTSPNWPEILNTVGSLQMDVPGSKPVAHDKNSDGKPSSHLSLKVPADIYTDLQGMNFTTCQRLLRLLCWMPKGCMQSKSFSLYVTYLLNLEWHIIRSLLECQALALRTQHELLRLLVSSRRALKYIFMAIYEEKAITIQSSVISALEGSFSVSWFFKSVFLVVGLQETLSKDQADEIRHAIFSLMDHTSNVFLTLSKCHSICAIDSTIAKKPQVEKFSFNISEEHIALSESDPCLDSSGNSKAWKSILLVAESLKEQTQGLLISLKDGRINEKAGNNVNLNKLSSIVSCVSGFLRGLSSVFNHTSATTIDKVKFLGWNSEDLSKFDLCVNVFADFFSFILHILFVEDDHQSRCSSDDKNVGKPSDRSCLSGSEEFSDKASLKAKTLGGECEQYGELIAAENCSASLSTDNKFWKASMHRSDLQLEEATSTVASILSKLDTYEVILHDKCLLKSLIKDDHPEAANLLRQLLIGASALLRLNLPTNYASLLSSLVPCCFGISKVLLLTLAEVSKVPKPFSFAWLDGVLSYLQELGSYFPKWDLAIHAKLVELHLNALGKCITLQGKEATLASHETVSSSKIIQINKGSSETSISRMSLFLNEFKAKLKMSFKELISKSSGLHVLSAIQAIERALVGVHEDCKIIYNINLGSADDGKISTTVAAGIDCLDLVLEYVSGKKCFSIVKRHMKSLVAALFNIVLHLQSPSVFYGTPAGGNVHKGPDPGAVILMCVQLLIRVSGKKNWFQMDSWHVAQSLHIPAALFQDFGQLKLSKVPLLSDVCSFVDNTDSVSIADTHSFAVDQLFSIELFAACCRLLYTTLKNHTSKSEQCIALLQQSSCVLLHCLETVGNDLTVRKGHFSWGVEEGVKCACSFRRIYEEVCDVISMMPFALMWPIS is encoded by the exons ATGGCTGATTCGTCTGTTAAGCctgacaagaagaagaagaagaagaggaagctaACCAACCTCGAGGAGAAACCAAGAACTCCGAAGAAGCACAGGACTGACGTACCAGAGAAAGAGAAGGAAGTCGATGTAGGTGGAAGCTCAAAACAGAAAGAATTTTATAATAGGATTGAAGCAGAGCATCCATGGAGTAATCTGCAACTGATCCTATCGCTTCAGAGTAAAGGAATAGATCTTCAAAA GAAGGTGGAACTAGCTTTCAGTTATGTGAATTCGAGGGGAAAAGGAGCCATTGAAGCTGAAGAAGATTATGAAACAGTAAAAGTATCCCGCCTTGTAGTTTTTCTTAGCGATTGGGTGCAGTCATTGTTGATTTCTATGGATAAGAAAATCCAAGTTGAGTCTGGAGATGTTGAGGCATGTTTAGATTATAGATGCTGGCTTATTTTCAAGTTTTGCTTGGAAGAATCTTTGAGGTTACAAGTTTCATTGAGTCTCTCACGGAATCTCTTGCGAGCTTTCTGTTGTATTTCGAGAAATGTTTTTTTGATACTCAATGAGATGTCTTTGCATTCCAAAGATTTGGTTGCTATTGATAAAGAGTTTGAATTGTATAAGGTTGTCCTGGATTGTGTTTCTCTGGTATTCTTATCTCATGGTGGCTTGTCTAATGAAAATTTGGACTTATGGATTTCTGCTGTCTCTGCTGTTCTTGAGCTTTTGCACAAAATTTATGATGAGAATCTTGATGGTGGAAGTGCAGGCGTTTTTGCCCTTAGGTTCTCCTGCTTGATGCTTGAGCCATTTGCCAAATTTCTAAGAGTCCACCCAACTCGGAAAATTGGATTTCGTGAATTTGTAGATGAACTTCTTGGGCCTCTATTGCATTCCTTGGATGTCCTGCATCTCCATTTTGATGGAAGCAATACTGGCTTGACAAAAAACTTGTTGACTACAGTTGAAGAGGTTTTATCTCAGGGACTGTTTCATTCAGTTCACATTGATGGATTTCTTAGCTTAAGCAGTGCAGAAAAATATTCTGCATCTATTGATGGGAAAATGAAAGACTCAAAAACAGTCATTAAAAGTTATCATAGACATTTGTTTGATAAGCTGGAAAGGATTATGGCTTCAAAGAAGGATTCTGAATTAAGTGCCTTAGGAGAACTATTTCACTTGCTTGTTTGTCAGGTAAAAAATCAAAAAGCAGCTTCAACTTTGTCTGAAGATAAGATGGCTGAGAAAATTGAAGGGTTCAGGCATTTATCTGGTCCCAGTTCTACAATTTTACACCAAAGTAGCAGTGCTACTCCAGAAAATAGTAATGGCTCTTGTAATTTGACGgcagaaaaaggaaaaatgctTTTTGACTTTTTTGTACAGATTATGGAGCCTCTTTTTCTTGAGATCAATGGCTATCTTCAAACTGATTTGGAAGTTGGCCCTCTATTGTTGAATGTTCACTGTATACTCAAATCAATAAATCATTTGCTAGCGACCCTTTTTCATGAACAAATATACACAAAAACAGAGGATATCTCTGATGGAGCTTGCCTTAATTTCTTGAAGAAGGCTTATAATACTATTTTCTCATTTTCCACCAAATTACTTTGTTTGCCAATATGTGATATGGACAGCCAGATGCAAGAGAGATTAACATTATTAGCAAAACAGCTATTTGTTGCTGTACAGTACTTTTTGGATATTGAATATGAAGTTATTGAGAATGATTTAACTAGCTTATGGTTTATGGTGCTTTCATACTTGGCTCTTGTTTGTTCCTGCAAGAATGTGCCATATCAATGGCCATTGACTTCTCAGATTATAGGGTTTGGAAACCAGCTGGTTAAGCTTTATGGTGACCTTCGACAG GTGGAGGGTGCCATATTTGCACTCTGTAAAGCAATGAGGCTTATAATAGAACAAGAGAATAATAGTGGTGGTGAACAGAAATTTGGTTGTCTTGGGTCCTTTCCAACCTTTTTACCTTATGAAGCATATGCAAAATCAGTGGGAATGCTGCTAGGGGCAAAAGAATTTAAAGTAGGCATTCAAAACGGTATCAAGTCCATACCAGAGGGGCAGGCAAGTGAATGTATTCGGCAATTAAGCATAGACTTATCGGAGTCCATGAAATGGATGGAAAGATGTTCTCTAGTGACTGACAAAAAGAAACTTCAGCATTCAAATACAGGAAGTAGGATGCTACTTTTTGATCTGCAAGTTGAACTTTATGGAAGAGGACTGTCTGAAGTGTATGCGATAGTGTTAGATTCATTGAATGTTACAGTTGGGAACAGTAACCTTGTCGGACGATCTATAAGAGACTTGATTACTGCAATTCGTCCCTGCATGAGTATTCTGGTTGGATTGGAGCCAAATAGTATCCATGAGTTCCTTTCTTATATCACAGGAAAAACCTTTCATAAGATACCTGACGAAAACAAACATACTGTGTTGAATTTTGGAGTATCCACCTACTTGGTCTTTGTATTCTTTCTTCGCTTATACATATCCTGCCAAAGCTTATATAGGCAAACAGTCACTCTCATGCCTCCAGATGAATCAAGAAAAATGTCAGCAGTAGTGTGGGATTCACTTACAGTATACTCTGGCAGAGATTTGATGGAGAGAACTGATTGGCCAAATGAAGGTTATTTTTCTTGGATTGTCCGACCTTCAGCTTCTCTTCTTGTCATTATACATTCTGTCTCTGACCTTTGTCTTAGGAGCAGCAATTCAGAATGTTGTCCTTTGATATATGTTTTCCATGCTATGGCTCTTCAGAGGCTTGTGGATTTGAACAGGCAGATAAAGTCATTGCAGTATATACTGCAAAGAACTGATGGTATCATCCAGGTCAAATTGCTTGATGATGCTAGCTTGTCACTGCATCGTAAAAGAAGCAGAAAGTGGGGAAGTGTCCTTTCTGCTTTGAAGGAGGAGGCAGAGGGTCTTACTGAGTACATTACAAGTTACCTCCCAGTATTAGATAATGTTCGGATTTCAGTTTGCGCTAATGATAATGCAGCTTGTCTGGCTACCCATGTCCAAGGTTTGGATGAAAATGATAAATGGGATTTGGGTGTTTGTTCTGTGAATAAGGAGTCATTGCCTGCTGCAATATGGTGGATTCTTTGTCAAAATTTTGATGTTTGGTCTATTCATGCTAGTTCAAGGAAGTTAAAGGCTTTCCTCTCCAATGTGATACGCACTTGCTTACCCTCTATAACAAGGAGTTTCACTGATGGGGAAAACAGCAGAGCTGATGAAGCTGGTTATCTGACAGTGCATCAAATCTCATCAGAACTTCTGACTAGTTCCATTCTATATGAACATAAA TGCTGCCTTTTTTACCAGATTGTCTGCAAGCATTTGGCATCAACATTGTGCCGTCTGTTGAAGAAATCAGTGCTGTCATTATTTAGGGATTTTTCAATTAGGGATGTTGATTTAAATACGTCTCCTAATTGGCCAGAGATTTTAAATACAGTTGGAAGCTTACAAATGGATGTTCCAGGGAGCAAACCTGTCGCTCATGACAAGAATTCAGATGGAAAACCAAGTTCTCATTTATCGCTTAAGGTGCCTGCAGATATTTACACAGATTTGCAAGGCATGAATTTTACAACATGTCAGAGattgcttaggcttttatgctGGATGCCAAAAGGATGTATGCAGTCCAAATCATTCTCACTTTATGTCACTTACCTACTAAACCTAGAATG GCATATAATTAGGAGCTTATTAGAATGTCAAGCATTGGCCTTACGTACGCAACATGAGCTCTTAAGATTGCTTGTATCCAGCCGGAGGGCcttgaaatatatatttatggCAATTTATGAGGAGAAGGCAATAACTATCCAATCCTCAGTGATTTCAGCTCTTGAGGGTTCATTTTCTGTTTCATGGTTTTTCAAGTCGGTGTTCTTGGTGGTTGGGCTTCAAGAGACTCTGTCAAAAGATCAGGCTGATGAAATTAGACACGCAATATTTTCTTTGATGGATCACACATCCAATGTGTTCCTAACATTGAGCAAGTGTCACTCTATTTGTGCAATTGACTCAACAATTGCTAAAAAACCTCAAGTAGAGAAATTCAGCTTTAATATTTCTGAGGAACACATTGCTTTAAGTGAATCTGACCCATGTTTGGATTCCTCAGGAAATAGTAAAGCCTGGAAAAGTATTCTCCTTGTGGCTGAGAGTTTGAAGGAACAGACACAGGGATTACTTATTTCTTTGAAGGATGGCCGTATCAATGAGAAAGCAGGAAATAATGTCAATTTGAACAAACTATCTTCTATAGTTTCTTGTGTTAGTGGGTTCTTGCGGGGCCTATCATCTGTCTTCAACCACACAAGTGCAACAACAATTGATAAGGTGAAATTCCTGggttggaattctgaagatTTGTCCAAATTTGATCTATGTGTCAATGTGTTTGCAGATTTTTTTAGTTTCATCTTGCACATATTGTTTGTTGAGGATGATCATCAATCCAGATGTTCGTCTGATGATAAAAATGTTGGAAAGCCTTCTGATAGAAGTTGTTTGTCAGGTTCTGAGGAGTTTTCTGATAAAGCGTCTCTTAAGGCTAAAACTTTAGGTGGTGAATGTGAACAGTATGGGGAATTAATTGCTGCCGAAAACTGCTCAGCTTCATTGAGTACCGATAATAAATTTTGGAAGGCTAGCATGCACAGGAGTGATTTGCAGTTGGAAGAAGCAACAAGCACTGTTGCCAGCATTCTTAGTAAACTAGATACCTATGAGGTTATATTGCATGATAAATGTTTGTTAAAAAGCTTGATTAAAGATGATCATCCTGAAGCTGCAAATTTGCTTAGGCAATTATTGATTGGTGCTTCAGCTCTTCTGAGACTGAATTTGCCAACCAATTATGCTTCCTTGTTGTCCAGCTTGGTACCATGTTGTTTTGGCATATCTAAAGTCTTGCTGTTGACGTTAGCAGAAGTGTCAAAGGTGCCAAAACCATTCTCCTTTGCTTGGTTAGATGGTGTTCTCAGCTATCTGCAAGAATTAGGGAGCTATTTTCCCAAATGGGACTTGGCTATTCACGCCAAGCTGGTAGAGTTGCACTTAAATGCTTTAGGAAAATGCATTACTTTGCAGGGAAAAGAAGCTACTCTGGCTTCTCATGAAACAGTGTCAAGTAGTAAGATAATCCAGATTAATAAAGGATCATCTGAAACATCTATTTCTCGAATGTCACTATTCTTGAATGAATTTAAGGCTAAATTAAAGATGTCATTCAAAGAGTTAATAAGCAAGTCGTCAGGGTTGCATGTTTTGTCTGCAATACAAGCTATTGAGAGAGCATTGGTGGGAGTGCATGAAGACTGTAAAATAATCTACAATATAAATCTTGGAAGTGCAGATGATGGAAAGATTTCTACAACTGTTGCAGCTGGTATTGACTGCTTGGATCTAGTTCTGGAATATGTTTCAG GTAAAAAATGTTTCAGTATTGTTAAAAGGCACATGAAGAGTTTGGTTGCTGCTTTGTTCAACATAGTTCTACACTTGCAAAGTCCATCAGTTTTCTATGGTACTCCAGCTGGTGGTAATGTTCATAAGGGTCCAGATCCAGGAGCAGTCATACTTATGTGTGTTCAGCTGCTAATAAGAGTTTCTGGGAAAAAAAATTGGTTTCAAATGGATTCCTGGCATGTGGCACAGTCTTTACACATACCTGCGGCACTTTTTCAAGATTTTGGTCAACTCAAACTTTCTAAAGTTCCACTTTTATCTGATGTATGCTCCTTTGTGGATAACACAGACTCTGTTTCTATAGCAGACACACATTCTTTTGCTGTAGATCAACTATTCTCGATAGAATTATTTGCTGCATGCTGCCGATTATTGTATACCACTTTGAAGAATCACACAAG CAAGTCAGAACAGTGCATCGCTCTGCTTCAACAATCTTCCTGTGTTCTTCTTCATTGTCTGGAGACGGTGGGTAATGACCTGACAGTCAGAAAAGGTCATTTTTCATGGGGAGTTGAAGAGGGAGTAAAGTGTGCTTGCTCTTTTCGGAGGATTTATGAAGAGGTATGTGATGTTATCTCAATGATGCCTTTTGCACTGA TGTGGCCTATATCCTAG